CCGATTGATTCAAGACTGACGATCCAAAAAGCCCCGTCCGAGGCTCGTCATGTCACGTTTGTTTGCGTCAGCCATCGCCCTCGTGATCGCCGGTCAGGCGGCCGTCGCGGGCACCCTGGACCGGGTCCGTGACGGCGGCGTCTTCCGGATCGGCTACCGCGCCGACGCCAAGCCCTACTCCTACAGGAACGATCAGGGTCAGGCCGCGGGTTACGTGGTCGACCTCTGCCTGGAGATCGCCAAGGCGTTCGGCCCGAAAGTCCGGACCGAGTTCGTGCTGGTGCCACCCGACCAACGGTTCGAAGCCGTACGCGACGGCCGCGCCGATATCCTGTGCGACCCCACCTCCATCACCATGGCCCGCCGCGAAACTGTGGATTTCTCGCTGCCCACCTTCCTCGACGGCGCAAGCGTGCTGTCACGCAGCAGCAAACCGGTTCGGGTGTTCGAGGACTTCGCCGGCAAGCGGATCGGTGTGCTCGCCGGCACCACGACCGAGGAAACGTTGCGTGGTTCGCTCGGCGAACTCGCGCTCAAGGCCACCATCGTGCCGGTGCCGGACCACCGCGCAGGCTTTTCCCTCCTCTCCGACGACAAGATCGACGCTTATTTCGCCGACCGCGGCATCGTCATGGGTATCCTTCAGGAAGGCGGCTGGCCGGGCTTCGAGGTGAGCAAGAGCTATTTCAGCTACGAGACCTACGCGCTCGCGCTGCCGCGTGACGATGGCGCATTCCGGCTTCTCGTCGACCGGACGCTGGCGCAGCTCTATCGCAGCGGCAAGATCAACGCGATCCTGGAACGGACTTTCGGCAAGGGCGAGCCACCCGATATGCTGAAAGCGATGTTCCTGATCAACTCGCTGCCCGAGAAGTGAGATAACAGCCTCGTGGCATCGTCCCGGAAAAAAGCATCGACGAACGCCGTCACCATGACGGCGGCGGAAGCCGTGGTCGACGCAATGATCGCGCACGGCCTCGATACGATCTACGCGCTGCCGGGCGTGCAGAACGATCTCCTGTTCGAGGCGCTGTTCAAGGCCGGCGAAAAGATGCGCGTGGTCCACACGCGGCACGAACAGGGTGCGGGCTATATGGCGCTGGGCGCAGCGCTTGCGACCGGCAAGCCGTCCGCCTATGCGGTGGTGCCGGGGCCGGGCCTGCTCAATTCGTCAGCGGCGCTCCTCACCGCCTATTCCATGAACGCGCAAGTGCTGGCGCTGATCGGCGAGATTCCCGACGCCGATATCGGCAAGCATCTCGGACACCTTCATGAGATCCGCGACCAGGCCGGCATCCTCGAGCGGCTGGTCGATTATTCGGCGCTGATCCGCAAACCCGAGCAGGCGCCGAAGCTCGTCGCCGAGGCGATGCGTTCGATGGCCCAAGGCCGGCCCGGGCCGGCATCGTTGCAATGCGCGATCGACGTGTGGGGCAAGGCCGGCAATGTCGTGCCGCAACCGCCGTTGAAAATCCGCGAACCGAAAATCGACGAGACCGCGATCCGCAAGGCCGCGAAGCTTCTCGGCGCGGCGAAGAATCCGATGATCATCTGCGGTGGCGGCGCGCAGGGCGCGTCGGAAGAGATCAGCGCACTTGCGGCGATGCTGCAGGCCCCCGTGCTCGGCTATCGCCGCGGGCGTGGTGTGCTCGACAGCCGCAATCCTTTCAGCGTGACGCTGCCGCTCGGCTATGAACTGTGGCCCGAAGTCGATGTCGTGTTGGGCGTCGGCACGCGGATGCTGATGCAATTCCGGCAATGGGGCACCGACAAGAACCTCAAGGTGATCCGTGTCGACGCCGATGCCGACGAGCCCGGCCGCTTGCACAAGCCCGCCGCGGCGCTGATCGGAGACGCCAAGCCTGTTCTCAAGCGGCTGCTCGAAGTGCTGCCCGCCCACAACGCCAGGCGGCTGTCTCGCAAAAGTGAGATGGAAACCCGACAGACCGCGTCGAGGAAGCGCCTCGAAGAGACGATCGGCCCGCAGGTCGCGTTCCTCGATGCGATACGCGCCGAGTTGCCCGAGGACGGCATCTTCGTCGACGAGGTCACGCAGCTTGGCTTCGCCTCGCGCCTCGCTTTCCCGGTCTATAGGCCGCGCACCTATCTCTCGCCCGGCTATCAGGACAATCTCGGCTGGGGCTTTGCCACGGCGCTGGGCGCCCAGGACGCCCGGCGCGACGTGCCGGTGGTATCGATCTCCGGCGACGGCGGATTCATGTTCACCGCCAACGAAATGGCCACGGCCGTCCGCCACCGCATTCCGCTCACCGCGATCGTGTTCAACGACGGCGCCTTCGGCAACGTCCGCCGTATCCAGCAGGAGCGCTTCGGGAACCGGCTGATCGCGAGCGACCTCGCCAACCCGGATTTTGTTAAATTCGCAGAGAGCTTCGGCGCCTCCGCGGACCGTGCCCGGAGCCCGCAGGAGCTGCGCGCCGCGCTGCGGCGGGCCCTGCCCCGCCGCGACGGCCCGACCCTGATCGATGTTCCGGTCGGGGCCTTCCCCTCCCCCTGGCCGTTTATCTTCCCGCCGGCCAATCGTGGTCCGTAAACCTTGGGCCGTAAACCTTTCCGGTTGAGGAAATCACCCCCAGTCAGGATTGAGCCTTGGCGATGCCGTTTTGTCTCCGCTATGTAAGCGCCCTATGAATCTGATTACGACGACGGACGAGCTGGCTGCGGCCTGTTCGCGGCTCTCCAGCCACCCATTCGTAACCGTCGATACCGAGTTTCTGCGCGAAACGACCTACTACCCGCTGCTCTGCGTGGCGCAAATGGCGTGCGACGACGAGGCCGTGGTGGTCGACGCGCTGGCCCCGGGCCTCGATCTGGCGCCGTTTTTCGAGCTGATGGGCAATACGCGCGTCCTCAAGGTCTTCCACGCCGCCCGCCAGGACATCGAGATCGTCTGGCACCGCGCCGGCATGATCCCCCAGCCGATGTTCGACACCCAGGTCGCCGCCATGGTGCTGGGTTATGGCGATTCGATTTCCTACGACCAGCTGGTGCAACGGATCACCGGCGACGCCATCGACAAGTCCAACCGCTTCACCGACTGGAGCCGCAGGCCTCTGACGCCTGCGCAGACCGCCTATGCGGTTTCCGACGTGACGCATCTCCGCTCGGTCTACACGGCCCTGCTGGCCGACCTGGGCCGCCGCGCCCGTGCCGGCTGGATGGACGACGAAATGGAGGTCCTGACCTCGCCGGACACCTACCGCGCGGAGCCGGAGCGCGCCTGGATGCGGCTCAAGACCCGGGTGCGCAAGCCGAAGGAGCTTGCGGTGCTCATCGAGGTGGCGGCCTGGCGCGAGCGCGAGGCGCAGACTCGCGACGTGCCGCGCTCGCGGGTGCTGAAGGACGACGCGATCGGCGATATTGCCGTGCAACAGCCGATCACACCCGAGAAGCTCGCGACGCTGCGCTCGCTGCCCAAGGGTTTCGAACGCTCGAAGTGGGGCGAAGGTATCATCGAGGCGGTGAAGCGCGGTTTGGCGCGCGATCCGAAAACGCTGCCGCATATCGAGCGGCCGAAGCCCGCGCAGAACGGCAGCGCCACCGTCGAGCTGCTCAAGGTGCTGCTGCGCATGACCGCGGAGAAGCACGGCGTCGCCGCCAAAGTCGTCGCGACCGTCGACGATCTCGAACGCATCGCCGGTGACGACGATGCCGATGTGCCGGCGCTCAAAGGGTGGCGCCGCGACCTGTTCGGCGAGAAGGCACTGGCGCTCAAGCACAGCCAGCTCGCACTGGTGATCGAGCGCGGCCGCGTCGTCGCGATGCCGCTTTAACAAGCCTCGGTTTTCCGAATCCTCCGCGATCATTCCGGGGCGCACCGAAAGGTGCGAACCCGGAATCCAGACACATCGGGACTACCTGTGGTACTGGATTCCGGGTTCGCTGGCTTCGCCAGCGCCCCGGAATGACAGCGGCACTTAGTCCTGCGTCGCAATGCCGAGGCGCTTCACCAGCGACGCGTAGCGTTCGACATCGTCCTTCATGAACTGCCGATAGTCGGCGGTGCCGTTTTCCTGCATCTGCATGCCGAGCACCTCCATGCGCTCCACCAGCGCCGGCTCGCGCATCGCCTTGGCGATGACCGACTGCAGTTGCGCGACAATGCTGGCCGGCAGCCCGGCCGGTCCGAGGAAGCCAATTCTCGCGGCGACGTCGAAGCCCGGATAGCCCAACTCCGCGCAGGTCGGCACATTGGCGATGGTCTTTGCGCGACTGGCCGTGCTGATGCACAGCCCGCGGAGCTTGTCGGTCTCGATCAGCGTCTTGATGTTGGGGATTCCCGACCAGCCGGCCTGGACGGTGCCGGCGAGGACCGCGCCGACCATGGCGCCAGCGCTGCGGAACGGCACATGCTGGAGCTTGATGCCGGCGCGCTCGGCGAAGATCTCGTGGGTGAAATGGTGGATCGAGCCGACGCCCGGCGATCCGAAGTCCAATTGGCCCGGCTTTGATTTGGCGAGTGCGACGAATTCCGAAAGTGTCGCAGCCGGCAATGACGGCGGCACGACAAGCACGGTCGGCACATTGATCAGCCCGGTGATCGGCGTGAAATCGCGCAGCGCGTTGTACGAGAGGCTCGGTTTAAGCGCCGGATTGATGGCGAGGGTGCCGGAGTCGCCGAGATAAAGGATGTAACCGTCCGGCTTGGCAGACGCGACAAACTTCGCGGCAAGAGTGCCGCCAGCGCCGGCCATGTCCTCCACCACGAAAGACTGGCCCAACGCAGCGGACAGTTCCCTTGCGAGCAACCGCGCCAGCAGATCGGGATTGCCGCCCGGCGAGTTGACGATGATCCTGACCGAACGGCTTGGATAGACATCGGCGGTTTGAGCGACGGCCGGCCCGACGAACGTCATCGTGAGAAGGGCGAGCGCGGCCTGCGCCGCCCAAATGAACGTGGGAGCGAACGTGGATTTCATCGCGCGCCGCATGGCCTCCCTGCCTCTTGTGCGTCTTTTGGGCGTTGTGCGCCGCCAACAGCGTAAGGGAGCATGCCTTCGATGAACAGACCGACAGGAAATTATTCGGAACCAGTCTCCGCTCTTCCGGATTTCCTTTGCGCTCATCAGAGGAGGAGCATCATGAAAATCCTGACAGCACTTGCTTTAGCCACGGCCGTGTTGGCGACCGGCGTTTCGGCCGAGGCTGCCACTAAGAAAGACCCTGCCATGGCGCAGCGCGAAGCCTCGTGTAAGGCGCAAGCCGCGAAGAAGTACTCCGCGGTCCACTTCATGAAGCGGCGCGACTTCGTCAATCAGTGCATGGGTCGAAGCGAAACCGCAAAGGCCATGAAGCCGAAGCCGACAACGACAGGCAAGGGTCAGTAAACTGACCTGAATTTGCCGATCTGAACTTAAAGCCCCGCTCACGCGGGGCTTTTGTTTATCGGAGCGGTTGTGCCTTCAATTTCCGAACAGGTTTCCGAAAATCCCGCCCCCACCGAACCCGCCGCTTTCGCGTTCGCGCCGGATCACGATCACCCGGCGATCGCCACGCTCGAACACGCGGTTGCCATCATCGTCGTCTTCACCGCGGACGATGACGCGCTCGCGGCGTGAACGATCGAACCGGCCGTCCCGATCTTCGGCACGCAAGCTGCGGCGATCGTTACGGTCGAATGGCTGCTCGTCTTCACGATCGCCCGTCGGCGCATAGGCGAGCGCGCGGTCACCGCCCTCCTCGCTCTTCGGCTTCTTGGCCTTGCGCTTGGCTTCCTTGAATTTGCGCCGCTCGGCCTTCGCGGGCTTGGCCGCGTCCGGCGGATTGGCGGCAGCCGCAGCCGGTTCGGCGGCCGGCATGGGCGTGGCAGCGGTCTGGGTGTTCGCGGGCTGCGAGGCCTCCGGCGACGGAGCGATGGACGGCGCAGTCGCGACCGCGGTGCCGGACGGTGCCTGTGGCGCAGTTTGCGTTTGCGGCACGGGCTTCTCGACGTGATCGGTGGTCACCGTGCGCGTGGGTGTGCGGCTTCGCATCTGCTCCATGCAATCGCGCGTGAGATTGGGCCAGGTCTGGCCCTGGCAGCGGTCAGCCGCAGCGACGTCGTCCGTCGCCGGCGCCGATCCTGTGGTCTCTGCGATCGCTGGAGCCCTGGTGTCGGCCTTGGCTTGGGCAACGGGCTGCGGGCTAGCAGGGCCGCGCGGCTCGACCGGCGCCGCGAAAATCTGGAATGCGACATAAGCACCGAGCAAGACGCCGCCGCTCGCCGCAGTGCTTGCGACCAGGAGCGGGTGATTCCGGAATAATCGGCCTGGCACGGTCGTCTCCCACATCAAGGCGCTGCAGCCCACCAATGTCGACTATGCAACGCGAAGAATCCGGAGAGCGTTCCGTCGGAACCCGCAACCAGAAGATTAAAAGGTATCAAACGAACGCGATCAGGCTTCGCGTTGCCAGACGACGATGACCCGCACCGTCTTGCCGTACATGTTCGGATGCGGCATCGGCGGGCTCTCGATGTAGAGCTTGTCGCCTTCGAAACGGATGTGGCGCACTTGTTCGCCGCCGACCCAGGATTCGTTCCAGGCTGCTTCGACCTTGGTGGTGATGGTGCTGCCGTCGACGCGATAGCGGCCCGAATAGGCGATCATGGTGCGGAACGCCCGCGCGCGTTCGTCGTCGGTCTCGGGCGCCTTGCGGCCGGAGGGCGTCGCGAGCGCAAGCCAGCGGCCGTCCTTGGTGGCGATCTGGAAGCCGCGCGGATTGTCGCCCATGATCGGCGTCAGCGCCTTGGTCGCCTGATCCTCGTACATCACCGAGACGAGCTTCCACGTCCCGATGATCTGCTCTTTTTCGTTGGCCATGGGCTCAATCGCTCAGCGACAGATGACGACCGGCTCGCGGCCGACAAGCCGCGCCAGATGCTTGAGCCGCGACGCCACGCGCTCGCCTGCGAGCGCGGCGCAGTTGCCTTCGAGCCGCAGCACCAGACGGTGGCGCTCGACCTTGAGCGGCGCACGCGGCAGCACGCCCGGCTGCGAGGCCGAGACCATGTAGGCGACGCGGAGCGCTGCCCCCAGCACGCGGGCGCGGTCGAGCGTGCGGGTCGAGGCGAGTTCGCGGATGCGCGGCGAGAGCTCCTCGTCGTGCAGCAGGCCGACGTGGCGGAAGAAGATCGCGAGCGCAATATAGGCGCGGCCCGGATGATCGATCGCAACGAACGCGGCATGCGCGATGATGTTGAGCGACTGCTCGCCCCGATAATCCGGATGCGCACGCCAGCCAATATCGGCCAGCAGGCAAGCGGCGCGGCGCAGGCGCTTCTCCTCGGCGTTCTCATCGATGCCGGACGTCGCCATGAAGGCGTCCGTCCACTCGATCAGCTCCTCGCCGTGCTGCGGCGAGCGCGAGCGCAACAGATTGAGCTCTTGTGAGGCCGCGATCAGCGCGTCCTTGCGCTTCTCCTCGCCATCGAGCAGCGAATAGAGCAGCCCCTCGCGCACGCCGAGCGCGGAAAACACCACGTCGCGCGGCTCGGCCATGCGCACGATCTGCTCCAGCACCAGGGCTGCGTAAGGCAACAGCGGCCGGCGGGCCGCTGAGACCACTTCGATCTGCGACAGCGATTCCGGATTGACCCGATGCACGAGGCGCGAGAACTCCAGCGCCTCCCTGGCGCGGATGACGTAGCCGTGCATCACATGCAGCGGATAGCCGGTCTGGGCCATGTGCAGTTGCGCCAGCGCGCGCCAGGTGCCGCCGACCGCATAGAAGGTCCTGCCCTCGCCCGCCTTGAGCAGCTTCACATTGTCCAGCGTGTCGCGAACGATCTTCTCGGCCTTCTTGATCGAGCCGCCGGAGCGGTCCTGCAGCGCAAGTCCGCCGAGCGGCACTGTGGTGCCAGGCCGGATACGGGCGCCATGCACGTCGACGAGTTCGAGCGAGCCGCCGCCGAGGTCGCCGACGATGCCGTCGGGCCGATGGAAACCCGAAACCACGCCGAGCGCGGTCAGCTCCGCTTCGCGCTGGCCCGAAATCAGATCAATCTTGGCGCGGCAGATCTTCTCGGCCGCAGCGATGAATTCGCGGCCGTTCTTGGCGTCGCGGGCCGCCGCGGTTGCGAGCACGTAAAGCTTCTCGACCCGCATGGTGTCGCACAGCGCGCGGAAGCGCTTGAGCGCGCCCAGCGCCTTCTCGACGGCGTCGGCAGGGAGCAAGCCTTTGGTCTGCACCTCGCGACCCAGCCCTGCGAGCGTCTTCTCGTTGAACAGCGGCGTCGGGCTCCGCGTGATGCCCTCGTAGACCACGAGACGCACCGAGTTCGAGCCGATGTCGATGACCGCGATCGACGGCCCATAGTCGAGTCTGCCTTGCGCGAGCTTGCTGACGGAGTTCAGCTTCTCAAGCACGCTCGGACCGCCGGGTTAGGTTGCGGGGCGAGGACTCCTTGAACGACTTGCCGCGTCCGGACAGGCTCGGGTTGGTCATGAAGTACTTGTGCGCATTGAAGGGCTCATCGCCGGCGGCCGCCTTGATGCGCTTCGAGGAACCGTCGGGCAGGAGCATCCAGCTCTGCTCGTTGTCCTTGAGATTGGCCAGCATGATCTGGTCGAGCACCTGATCGTGCACCGTCGGATTGAGGATCGGGCACAGCGCCTCGACGCGGCGATCGAGATTGCGCGGCATCATGTCGGCCGACGAGATGTAGACCGAAGCCTTGGCGTGCGGCAGACCATGGCCGCCGCCGAAGCAATAGATGCGGCTGTGCTCGAGGAAACGGCCGATGATCGACTTCACCCGGATGTTCTCGGACAGGCCGGGAATGCCGGGGCGCAAACAGCAGATGCCGCGCACCACGAGATCGATCTGCACGCCGGCACGCGAGGCCTCGTAAAGCCGGTCGATGATCTCGGGATCGACCATCGCGTTGTCCTTCATCCAGATCGCAGCAGGCTTGCCGGCCTTGGCGTGAGCGATCTCCTGGCTGATGTGTTCGCAGATGCGCTGGCGGAGATTGACGGGCGAAACCGCCATCTTCTCCAGGTCGGCGGGCTCGGCGTAACCGGTGACGAAGTTGAAGATGCGGCCGACGTCGCGGGCGATCGCTGGATCGGTCGTGAAGTATGACAGGTCGGTGTAGATGCGCGCGGTCAGCGGATGATAGTTGCCGGTGCCGACATGGACGTAGGAGACGAGCGTGCCGCCTTCGCGCCGCACCACCTGCGACAGCTTGGAATGCGTCTTCAATTCGAAGAAGCCGTAGACCACCTGCGCGCCGGCGCGCTCGAGGTCGCGCGCCCAGCGGATGTTGGCCTCCTCGTCGAACCGCGCCTTGAGCTCGACCACCGCGGTCACCGACTTGCCGGCCTCGGCGGCTTCGGCCAGCGCGCGGATGATCGGCGAGTCCTTCGAGGTGCGGTACAGCGTCTGCTTGATGGCGATGACGTCGGGATCGCGTGCCGCCTGATTGAGGAACTGCACCACCACGTCGAAGGATTCATAAGGGTGGTGGACGATCAGGTCCTTCTGCCGGATCGCGGCGAAACAGTCGCCGGCGTGATCCCGGATGCGCTCGGGAAAGCGCGGATTGTAGGGGATGAACTCCAGATCGGGCCGGTCGATCGCGAGCAGTTGCGACAGTTCGCTCAGCGCCAGCATGCCGTCGACCAGGAACACCTCGTCGTCGGCGACCGCGAGCGCCCGCTGCACGAACCGGCGCAGCTCCACCGGCATTGCGGCTTCCATCTCGAGCCGGATCACCGAACCGCGGCGGCGCCGCTTGAGCACGGTCTCGAACTGCCGCACCAGATCTTCAGCCTCCTCCTCGACCTCGATGTCGCTGTCGCGGACGATGCGGAACGCGCCCTTGCCCTTGATGGTGTAACCGGGGAACAGCCGCGGCACGAACAAGCCGATGGCCTGCTCCAAGGTCATCACCCGCGCCGGACTGCCCTCGGCGACCGGAAAGCGCATGAAGCGCTCGATCTTTTGCGGCACACGGATCAGCGCGTCCATCGCCTTGCCGTCGCTGGTGCGAACGAGCTGGTAGGCGATCGAGAAGCCGAGATTGGGAATGAACGGGAACGGATGCGCCGGATCGATGGCGAGCGGCGTCAGCACCGGAAAGATATGCTCGAGGAAGTAATCATCGAGCCAGGCGCGATCGGCCTTCTTCAGGCTGTCGGCCTCCACCAACAGGATGTTCGCTACCTTGAGCTCGTCGCGCAGTTCGCGCCAGCGAGCCTGCTGGTCGGAGGCGAGACTCGAGACCGCTTCGCCAATACGGACGAGTTGCTCGGAGGGCGTGAGCCCGTCAGGGCTTCGATCGACGATACCTTCTCGCACCTGGCCCTTGAGGCCCGCGACGCGGACCATAAAGAACTCATCGAGGTTGTTGGCCGAGATCGAGAGGAAGCGGACCTTCTCGAACAGCGGGTGGTTCGGGTTTTCGGCCTCTTCCAGGACCCGCCGGTTGAAGTGCAACCAGGACAGCTCCCGATTGATAAATCGTTCGGGGCTCAACCGGAGGTCCGGCGCAGATTCCGCCCGCCGGGCCGTAGGCGCCGCGGCCGCGTCAGCGGTTTCCGCTTTGATAACAATGCTCTGCGCGGATTCGCTCATGTCGTTCATGACAGCTTTATGACGGTCCATCATGACCGCGGTTCGTGACCGGGCCATGACATGACCGCGCGAATATGGACCCGTCAAGGCACCCTGTGACCAAACAAGAGGCGACCGCTTTTGTTCGTTACCGAAGCAATTCGGCCGCCAACGCGCGGGTGACCGGCCGCTTCAGCCGCAGCGCCTCCTGGTCGAGGCGGTTTACCGCCTCGCGAGCGGCCGCAAAGGAGCGCTCGATACGATTGGCCAGGAAGTTCACCAGTCCCTCGTCGACCGCGAGCTGCCGGTCGGCGAACAGCTTGACGATGACGGCGCGCAGGAGTGCGTCGTCGGGCGCCTCCAGCGCCACGCCAGGGAGTGCCCGCAGTCGCGAGGCGAGATCGGGCAGTCCGATCCGCCAGCCCGTGGGCGCGGTGCGCGCGGTGATCAGAAGAAAGGCGTGCTCCTCGCGCGCGAGGTTGAGGAGATGGAACAGCGCGTTCTCGTCGAAGTCACCTTCGGCGAGGTTTTCCAGCACCAGCGCGCCGGTGGCGAGCGCGATCGGCACGTCGGCTGCGCTTTCCAGCATGCGCGGCGACAGGATGCGGGCGCCGGCCTGCCGCGCCCAGATCGCGGCGAAATGGCTTTTGCCCGCGCCTTCAGGCCCGCGCAGCAGGACGGTGCGCGACGGCCAGTCGGGCCAACGTTCGATCAGCGTCAGCGCTGCGGCGTTCGACGGCCCTTCGAGAAAATCCTCGCGTGCATGACTCTCGGCGTGGTCGAGCGCGAGTGCGAGCTGCATCGGCGGCCGGTGTGCGTTGCTGGCTATGGCATTCGCGCCCGCCATGGCTCAGAGCCGTCCTGTCGGATCGTTACCGGTGTAAAGCGGACTTTCCATGTATTTGCGGATCGCAAAACGCACCAGCACGCCGATTGCGGCGGCGGTTGGAACCGCAATGAGGAAGCCGACGAAGCCGAGCAGATAGCCGAAGGCGAGCAGCGAAAACATCAGCCAGACCGGGTGCAGGCCGACCTTCGCACCGACCAGATTGGGCGACAGGATGTAGCCTTCGAGCGCCTGCCCGATCAGGAACACGCCAACGACCATCGCGATCGACGTCCAATCCGGCCAGAACTGCGCCACCGCGACGATGGCGGCGACCAGGAAGCCCGTGGCCGCGCCGACGAACGGGATGAAGCTGAACAGGCCCGTCATCAGGCCGATCAGAAAGCCCGAGTTGAGGCCGACGAGCGTGAGGCCGATGGCGTAGAACGCCGCCAGGATCAGGCAGATCAGCGCCTGGCCGCGCACGAAACCCGCGATCGCGGCGTCCATGTCGTGCATGAGGCCATGGATGGTGTCGCGGTGCTGGCGCGGGATCCAGTTGTCCACCGTGATCACCACGCGGTCCCAGTCGCAGAGAAGATAGAACGCGACGACCGGCGTGATGACGAGCAGCGACAGCACGGAGAACACCGCGCGTCCGCCGGACCACAGCGACGCCAGGAACGTGGCGACGAAGCCCGAGC
The Rhodoplanes sp. Z2-YC6860 genome window above contains:
- a CDS encoding AI-2E family transporter: MTLERQVIFWIVALAVFCGVIWLMSPVLLPFIAGMALAYLLDPVARAGERFGVSRAISALVVLVVVVVAIVVGVMTVSPIIADQFTAFMDSLPGYVNKVRSLLSDPSRPWLAKIFGGGLPDAEKSVGGLVSQGSGFVATFLASLWSGGRAVFSVLSLLVITPVVAFYLLCDWDRVVITVDNWIPRQHRDTIHGLMHDMDAAIAGFVRGQALICLILAAFYAIGLTLVGLNSGFLIGLMTGLFSFIPFVGAATGFLVAAIVAVAQFWPDWTSIAMVVGVFLIGQALEGYILSPNLVGAKVGLHPVWLMFSLLAFGYLLGFVGFLIAVPTAAAIGVLVRFAIRKYMESPLYTGNDPTGRL